A single region of the Mesorhizobium sp. NZP2077 genome encodes:
- a CDS encoding ABC transporter permease subunit: MKPEDILDPFKIWHIPFDDWVANGLGWVVDQYRPFFQSVKWPIDQLLRTFDGALKGIPPVVTILCFGLIAWQIAGWRLALQIASLLTVIGFLGIWGETMTTLSLVFTAVLFCTVVGIPLGVLAARSDRAAAICRPILDTMQTIPSFVYLVPVVMLFGIGNVPGVIVTIVFALPPVIRLTTLGIQQVSEEVVEAMRAFGASDSQLLFKAQIPLALPSILAGVNQTLMMSLSMVVVASMIAVGGLGQMVLRGIGRLDIGLAATAGTGIVFLAIILDRLTQSAMSRSRQFDHVAWYKRGPASLITSVVNSFQGAPAAREGSKNRRQRVSA; this comes from the coding sequence GTGAAGCCTGAAGACATTTTAGACCCATTCAAAATCTGGCACATACCCTTCGACGATTGGGTCGCGAATGGCTTGGGCTGGGTAGTGGACCAGTACCGGCCGTTTTTTCAGAGCGTGAAATGGCCCATTGACCAGCTTCTCCGGACCTTTGACGGCGCCCTGAAAGGAATTCCACCCGTTGTCACGATTTTGTGCTTCGGATTGATTGCTTGGCAGATTGCGGGCTGGAGGCTAGCGCTCCAGATCGCCAGTCTGTTGACTGTCATCGGCTTCCTGGGGATCTGGGGGGAAACGATGACAACCCTTTCTCTCGTTTTCACCGCAGTCCTCTTCTGCACAGTTGTTGGCATTCCCCTGGGGGTGCTGGCCGCCCGCAGCGATCGGGCGGCTGCTATCTGCCGGCCAATCCTCGACACAATGCAGACGATCCCGTCATTCGTCTATCTCGTGCCGGTCGTAATGTTGTTTGGCATTGGCAATGTGCCCGGCGTCATTGTAACGATCGTCTTTGCCCTGCCGCCCGTTATCCGGCTGACCACGCTGGGCATTCAGCAGGTCTCTGAAGAAGTTGTCGAGGCCATGCGAGCCTTCGGTGCCTCCGACAGCCAGCTTCTGTTCAAGGCCCAGATACCGCTTGCCCTGCCGAGCATATTGGCGGGCGTAAACCAGACTTTGATGATGTCGCTCTCGATGGTCGTGGTCGCCTCCATGATCGCGGTTGGCGGGCTCGGTCAGATGGTTTTGCGCGGTATTGGCCGCCTGGACATCGGTCTGGCCGCAACGGCCGGAACAGGTATCGTCTTCCTTGCGATCATTCTGGACCGCCTAACGCAATCTGCGATGTCCAGGAGCAGGCAATTCGACCACGTCGCCTGGTACAAACGCGGCCCCGCCTCACTCATCACAAGTGTTGTCAATTCCTTCCAAGGCGCCCCGGCGGCACGAGAAGGATCGAAGAATCGCCGGCAACGCGTATCTGCTTAA